A part of Aegilops tauschii subsp. strangulata cultivar AL8/78 chromosome 2, Aet v6.0, whole genome shotgun sequence genomic DNA contains:
- the LOC109742185 gene encoding noroxomaritidine/norcraugsodine reductase isoform X1 gives MAATAACRSMEGRWSLAGSTALVTGGSKGIGYVLYSELLVPSMLLHGCLYVTELTRYTYLHGAVWINRHAIVEELAMLGARVHTCSRNAAELEECRRRWEDKNLRVTVSVCDVSVRAEREKLMDTLRQTLGGKLDILVNNAGQSMVKAATECTGEDYALVMATNIESCFHLAQLAHPLLLRSAGGGASSVVHISSIAGFVGFPGLAVYSMTKGAMNQLTRSLAAEWAGDGIRVNCVAPGGINTDIAKDMITRDPEIVKSQATQLPMQRLGETEEVASVVAFLCMPAASYITGQVICVDGGRTIA, from the exons ATGGCCGCCACCGCCGCATGCCGGAGCATGGAGGGGAGATGGAGTCTTGCCGGCTCCACGGCGCTCGTTACCGGCGGCAGCAAAGGGATCGGGTACGTACTTTACTCTGAGCTATTAGTACCATCTATGCTATTACATGGGTGTTTATACGTTACAGAATTAACGCGCTATACGTACTTGCATGGTGCGGTATGGATCAACAGGCATGCGATCGTGGAGGAGCTGGCGATGCTCGGGGCTCGGGTGCACACGTGCTCCCGGAACGCGGCGGAGCTGGAGGAGTGCCGGCGGCGGTGGGAGGACAAGAACCTCCGGGTCACCGTCTCCGTCTGCGACGTGTCCGTGCGCGCCGAGAGGGAGAAGCTCATGGACACGCTGAGGCAGACCCTGGGCGGGAAGCTGGACATCCTGGTGAACAACGCGGGGCAGTCCATGGTGAAGGCGGCGACGGAGTGCACCGGCGAGGACTACGCGCTGGTGATGGCCACCAACATCGAGTCGTGCTTCCACCTCGCGCAGCTGGCGCACCCGCTCCTCCTCCGCTCGGCGGGTGGTGGGGCAAGCAGCGTCGTCCACATCTCCTCCATCGCCGGCTTCGTCGGCTTCCCGGGCCTCGCCGTCTACTCGATGACTAAGGGGGCGATGAACCAGCTCACCCGGAGCCTTGCCGCCGAGTGGGCCGGCGACGGCATACGCGTGAACTGCGTCGCGCCGGGCGGCATCAACACTGACATCGCCAAAGACATG ATAACGAGGGACCCGGAGATTGTGAAGAGCCAGGCCACGCAGCTGCCGATGCAGCGGCTGGGCGAGACGGAGGAGGTGGCATCGGTGGTGGCCTTCCTCTGCATGCCAGCGGCGTCCTACATCACCGGCCAAGTCATCTGCGTCGACGGCGGACGCACCATAGCATAA
- the LOC109742185 gene encoding noroxomaritidine/norcraugsodine reductase isoform X2 yields the protein MAATAACRSMEGRWSLAGSTALVTGGSKGIGHAIVEELAMLGARVHTCSRNAAELEECRRRWEDKNLRVTVSVCDVSVRAEREKLMDTLRQTLGGKLDILVNNAGQSMVKAATECTGEDYALVMATNIESCFHLAQLAHPLLLRSAGGGASSVVHISSIAGFVGFPGLAVYSMTKGAMNQLTRSLAAEWAGDGIRVNCVAPGGINTDIAKDMITRDPEIVKSQATQLPMQRLGETEEVASVVAFLCMPAASYITGQVICVDGGRTIA from the exons ATGGCCGCCACCGCCGCATGCCGGAGCATGGAGGGGAGATGGAGTCTTGCCGGCTCCACGGCGCTCGTTACCGGCGGCAGCAAAGGGATCGG GCATGCGATCGTGGAGGAGCTGGCGATGCTCGGGGCTCGGGTGCACACGTGCTCCCGGAACGCGGCGGAGCTGGAGGAGTGCCGGCGGCGGTGGGAGGACAAGAACCTCCGGGTCACCGTCTCCGTCTGCGACGTGTCCGTGCGCGCCGAGAGGGAGAAGCTCATGGACACGCTGAGGCAGACCCTGGGCGGGAAGCTGGACATCCTGGTGAACAACGCGGGGCAGTCCATGGTGAAGGCGGCGACGGAGTGCACCGGCGAGGACTACGCGCTGGTGATGGCCACCAACATCGAGTCGTGCTTCCACCTCGCGCAGCTGGCGCACCCGCTCCTCCTCCGCTCGGCGGGTGGTGGGGCAAGCAGCGTCGTCCACATCTCCTCCATCGCCGGCTTCGTCGGCTTCCCGGGCCTCGCCGTCTACTCGATGACTAAGGGGGCGATGAACCAGCTCACCCGGAGCCTTGCCGCCGAGTGGGCCGGCGACGGCATACGCGTGAACTGCGTCGCGCCGGGCGGCATCAACACTGACATCGCCAAAGACATG ATAACGAGGGACCCGGAGATTGTGAAGAGCCAGGCCACGCAGCTGCCGATGCAGCGGCTGGGCGAGACGGAGGAGGTGGCATCGGTGGTGGCCTTCCTCTGCATGCCAGCGGCGTCCTACATCACCGGCCAAGTCATCTGCGTCGACGGCGGACGCACCATAGCATAA